The following are encoded together in the Streptomyces sp. NBC_01465 genome:
- a CDS encoding glycosyltransferase family 2 protein: MSIWPMDATGSDEDEDAHELGDPALRGAEVSEPGAVTIIIPTFNEAGNVGELLRRLTESVPSRLPCEVVFVDDSTDDTPAVIAAAAQDCPFPVAVIHRDEPLGGLGGAVVEGLRTAGSDWVVVMDADLQHPPALVPELVAAGESTNADLVVASRYIAGGSRAGLAGGYRIAVSRGATWLTKALFPRRLRGISDPMSGFFAIRRSVVTADALKPLGYKILLELAVRCRPSEVAEVPFVFQDRFAGESKSSAKEGMRFLRHLVELRTASPVARMLVFGLIGLSGFVPNLLALHALNNAGMHYLPAEILANQAGVAWNFLLIELLLFRSRRGHRHWADRVGRFALIANADLVLRIPLIALFVGEWGMGVLTATVAALLLTFVLRFAGTEALVYLPRRNRSGRNNRDRKVA, translated from the coding sequence ATGAGCATCTGGCCGATGGATGCGACGGGTTCGGACGAGGACGAGGACGCGCACGAACTGGGCGACCCGGCCCTGCGGGGAGCCGAGGTCTCCGAGCCGGGCGCGGTCACGATCATCATCCCGACCTTCAACGAGGCGGGAAACGTAGGGGAGTTGCTGCGCCGCCTCACCGAATCGGTGCCGTCCCGCCTCCCCTGCGAGGTCGTCTTCGTCGACGACTCCACCGACGACACCCCGGCCGTCATCGCGGCCGCCGCCCAGGACTGCCCCTTCCCGGTCGCCGTCATCCACCGCGACGAGCCGCTCGGCGGCCTGGGCGGGGCGGTCGTCGAGGGGCTGCGCACGGCGGGCTCCGACTGGGTCGTCGTCATGGACGCCGACCTGCAGCACCCGCCCGCGCTCGTCCCCGAACTGGTCGCGGCGGGCGAGAGCACCAATGCCGATCTGGTCGTCGCCTCGCGCTACATCGCGGGCGGCAGCCGCGCCGGCCTGGCCGGCGGCTACCGCATCGCCGTCTCGCGCGGCGCGACCTGGCTGACCAAGGCGCTCTTCCCGCGCCGCCTGCGCGGGATCTCCGACCCGATGAGCGGCTTCTTCGCGATCCGCCGCAGTGTGGTGACGGCGGACGCGCTCAAGCCGCTCGGCTACAAGATCCTCCTGGAGCTGGCGGTGCGCTGCCGCCCCTCGGAGGTCGCGGAGGTGCCGTTCGTCTTCCAGGACCGGTTCGCGGGCGAGTCCAAGTCGTCGGCGAAGGAGGGGATGCGCTTCCTGCGCCATCTCGTCGAGCTGCGTACGGCCTCGCCCGTCGCCAGGATGCTGGTCTTCGGGCTGATCGGCCTCTCGGGCTTCGTACCGAACCTCCTCGCCCTGCACGCACTGAACAACGCCGGGATGCACTACCTCCCGGCCGAGATCCTCGCCAACCAGGCGGGCGTCGCCTGGAACTTCCTCCTCATCGAACTGCTGCTCTTCCGCTCGCGGCGCGGGCACCGGCACTGGGCGGACCGGGTGGGCCGGTTCGCGCTGATCGCCAATGCCGATCTGGTGCTGCGGATCCCGCTGATCGCCCTGTTCGTGGGGGAGTGGGGGATGGGCGTACTGACCGCGACGGTGGCGGCGCTGCTGCTGACGTTCGTGCTGCGGTTCGCGGGGACGGAGGCGCTGGTCTATCTGCCGCGCCGCAACCGTAGTGGCCGTAACAACCGGGACAGGAAGGTCGCATGA
- a CDS encoding galactose oxidase early set domain-containing protein: MRRTSRTTRRISALAAIGAMTAALLAAAQAPASAANLISNPGFETAGTDGMPQCWEKSGWGDNDFTIATTTDAHAGTKAMKVNVTRRVEGDRKVLITESAACAPAVTPDSQYDLSLWYKSTTPDASITLFRHDATAGWQYWTDLKTLDLSASYAQATVRTPAVPAGTDRITWGVSVYGTGAVTTDDYAMAEVTPPPVDPVCSGTAQECAKGKWNVLPTQNPVRSMHSVVLKNGKVLLIAGSGNDPAAFAAGTFTSAVYDPVKGTYKTIPTPADMFCSGHVQLADGRVLVMSGNKAYPTADGKVGYEGLKDSYLFDPDTETYTRTNDMNDGHWYPSATVLGSGDVVSFGGLREDSTGSVTAEKFSAAQNKWLPMNQVNQTWSYWGLYPSMILMQDGRLFYSGSHVFGDGTPGSGASVYDYDANTITDVPGLQNKDQRDQSASVLLPPAQDQRVLTMGGGNVNTNPEGNRLTDIIDLKAANPSYVAGPLLPQGTVDQGTGPKPETGAQGKMYVSAVLLPDGNVFETGGGLHDRADPVYEASMFDPTTNAFTPMAPDPQKRTYHSSSFLLPDGRVMSTGDNPGNGTWNHNVSIYTPPYLLKGARPSITSVINSQWKYGDTQRITVDRPIAKAELIRPAAVTHSSDPNQRFVDLPMSVINGKTIDLNVTSNPNLAPPGWYMLFGVDANGIPSVAQWVHLGGPTALDATASAAHVHSFADDLSASPKSRTKKRASAPVSTTISGCDRHYGTVNVCVPTVFPATVKRTTAARCAWLGSHGYGRLKVNGDDPLRLDPDRNGVACRS, encoded by the coding sequence ATGAGACGTACGAGCCGCACGACCCGCCGCATATCCGCTCTGGCGGCGATCGGGGCGATGACCGCCGCCCTGCTCGCCGCCGCCCAGGCCCCCGCATCGGCGGCGAACCTCATCTCCAACCCCGGCTTCGAGACGGCCGGTACGGACGGGATGCCGCAGTGCTGGGAGAAGTCGGGCTGGGGCGACAACGACTTCACGATCGCCACGACCACGGACGCGCACGCGGGCACGAAGGCGATGAAGGTGAACGTCACGCGCCGCGTCGAGGGCGACCGCAAGGTGCTGATCACGGAGAGCGCGGCGTGCGCCCCTGCGGTGACGCCGGACAGCCAGTACGACCTCTCGCTCTGGTACAAGTCGACGACCCCGGACGCCTCCATCACGCTCTTCCGGCACGATGCGACGGCGGGCTGGCAGTACTGGACGGACCTCAAGACCCTTGATCTGAGCGCGAGTTACGCACAGGCGACGGTGCGTACTCCTGCCGTCCCCGCGGGCACGGACCGCATCACGTGGGGCGTCTCCGTGTACGGCACGGGGGCGGTCACCACGGACGACTACGCGATGGCGGAGGTCACGCCGCCGCCCGTGGACCCGGTCTGCAGCGGTACGGCGCAGGAGTGCGCCAAGGGCAAGTGGAACGTGCTGCCGACGCAGAACCCGGTCCGCTCGATGCACTCGGTCGTCCTGAAGAACGGCAAGGTGCTGCTGATCGCGGGCTCGGGCAACGACCCGGCGGCGTTCGCGGCGGGCACGTTCACCTCGGCGGTGTACGACCCGGTGAAGGGCACGTACAAGACGATCCCGACGCCCGCCGACATGTTCTGCTCCGGCCATGTGCAGCTGGCCGACGGGCGGGTGCTCGTGATGAGCGGCAACAAGGCGTACCCGACGGCGGACGGGAAGGTGGGCTACGAGGGGCTGAAGGACTCGTACCTCTTCGACCCGGACACCGAGACGTACACGCGCACCAACGACATGAACGACGGCCACTGGTACCCGTCGGCGACCGTGCTCGGCAGCGGTGACGTGGTGTCCTTCGGCGGGCTGCGCGAGGACTCGACGGGGTCGGTGACGGCGGAGAAGTTCTCGGCGGCGCAGAACAAGTGGCTGCCGATGAACCAGGTCAACCAGACCTGGTCGTACTGGGGCCTCTACCCCTCGATGATCCTCATGCAGGACGGCCGGCTCTTCTACAGCGGGAGCCATGTCTTCGGCGACGGGACCCCGGGGTCGGGCGCCTCGGTCTACGACTACGACGCGAACACGATCACCGACGTCCCCGGTCTGCAGAACAAGGACCAGCGCGACCAGTCGGCGAGCGTGCTGCTGCCTCCGGCACAGGACCAGCGGGTGCTGACGATGGGCGGCGGCAACGTCAACACGAACCCGGAGGGCAACCGCCTGACGGACATCATCGACCTCAAGGCCGCCAACCCCTCATATGTGGCAGGTCCGTTGCTGCCGCAGGGGACGGTCGACCAGGGGACGGGTCCGAAGCCGGAGACGGGTGCGCAGGGGAAGATGTACGTCTCGGCGGTGCTGCTGCCGGACGGGAACGTCTTCGAGACGGGCGGCGGTCTGCACGACCGGGCGGACCCGGTGTACGAGGCGTCGATGTTCGACCCGACGACGAATGCTTTCACGCCGATGGCCCCGGACCCGCAGAAGCGGACGTACCACTCCTCGTCCTTCCTGCTGCCGGACGGGCGGGTGATGTCGACGGGCGACAACCCGGGGAACGGCACGTGGAACCACAACGTGTCGATCTACACGCCGCCGTACCTGCTGAAGGGCGCGCGTCCCTCGATCACGTCGGTCATCAACTCCCAGTGGAAGTACGGCGATACGCAGCGGATCACGGTGGACCGCCCGATCGCGAAGGCGGAGCTGATCCGCCCTGCGGCGGTCACGCACTCCTCCGACCCGAACCAGCGGTTCGTCGACCTGCCGATGTCGGTGATCAACGGGAAGACGATCGACCTGAACGTCACGAGCAACCCGAATCTGGCGCCGCCCGGCTGGTACATGCTGTTCGGGGTGGATGCGAACGGGATTCCCTCGGTGGCGCAGTGGGTGCATCTGGGGGGACCGACGGCGCTGGACGCGACGGCGTCGGCGGCGCATGTCCACTCCTTCGCCGACGATCTGTCGGCGTCGCCCAAGTCCCGTACGAAGAAGCGGGCTTCGGCGCCGGTGTCGACGACGATCTCGGGCTGTGACCGTCACTACGGGACGGTGAACGTGTGCGTCCCGACGGTGTTCCCGGCGACGGTGAAGCGGACGACGGCGGCGCGGTGTGCGTGGCTGGGGTCGCACGGGTACGGCCGCCTGAAGGTGAACGGCGACGATCCCTTGCGCCTGGACCCGGACCGGAACGGGGTCGCCTGCCGGAGCTGA